The window CTGGTGTAATACATGAATTTTACttgcatatgtatatatatatatatatatatatatttgtttttaaaaatCAAACCAGAAGCACCATTAGCTACATCATGACATTATATTATACACCAGTGTGTCCATGCCACTGACCTGTATTTCAAGTAGTTGGTGGGCTCAATCTGGGCAGTGGagtctgctgaggggaggacggctcataataatggctggaacggagcaatttaggtgctaccaacctcctgtggcttAATCACTGTATATATCTATGGGCTACATATTCAGAGGGGGTGGGTTACAAATGCGGAacacacatttcggttgaatacattcaattgtgcaactgactaggcatCCACTTTCCCTTTTCATTACATATTTTAAAACGCTTTTTCATTTGACAGACGTGCCGTTTGTCCTTCTAGCGCGCCTGTACTTGACCTACGTAAACAATTTTTGAACGAAGGCTGGGCGCGTTTTCTGCAGGTTTTGTGATGAAGACATAGCTAGCTACAAGACAGAAATTGGTAAGAAATAATAATGAGTGAATTTATCCCATTATGCTTTAGTTACATAAAACGATCATAATCGTACGTTTGAGTAAATTAGCATGATCGCTATCTTTGGGTCCCTGCGATAACGTTAGATCACTGACGGTTGTTGAAGTTAGCCTAGCCGAATATGTAACTTACTGTTAAGGCATTACCGTCTTTGAATGGGAAAAAGTTCGCCTAGATCAGTGGCCTAGCCTTAGATAACAcgttagctagccagtcagctgtgCTAGCATTGAACAATTATTTTACATCTGTCACATCTCTATTCACAGATCTAGGAAAGAATGGATTCCACTATTGCCAGTGATGTGAATGGATTCAAGACGCCCTGCAAACCAGACAGGGTTAAGAGCCATCTCTCTGGTAGCACTGCCAGTCCTAGAACTCCCATAACCATCCCTGCCTCCCCTTTCATGAAGAAACTGGGATGTGGAACTGGGGTGAATGTGTATCTCATGAACAGGTTTGTTTTGTTTAGCTTCTTCAATGTCACCCATGGTTTTGATGTGTCACGAGTCATGACCATGTTCCCATGTGCTCGTTTTTTAGAGTTGGTAAACTGAACCTGTCTCCATGGGCTGTCAAAAAGATCAACAACAAATGTGCCTCAAAGCAGGTGGGTGTCTACCAGAGACGACTCTGTGACGAGGCAAATATCCTGAAAGGCCTGCAGCACCCAAACATTGTTGGTAagaattaaaatgttttattttttataagtgTAATGACCTATACTCCACATGAACAGGGCTACTGTACTTGTACATATTATAAAGATTGTGTTGAACAAATCCCATTCCATGCAATATTTGGTTCTTGATATCTGTATTAACAGCCATATGATTTGACAGGATTCCGTGCCTTCACCACTGCCAATGATGGCTCTAAGTGCCTGGCCATGGAGTATGGTGGGGAGAAGTCCCTAAATGACCTGATAGAGTGGCGAAGAGAGGAGGGCCTGAAGGCTTATCCAGCTGCCACCATTGAGAAAGTGGCCTTGCATGTGGCGCGTGGCCTACAGGTAACCTCGTACTCATCTTTTGAACCCAGTTTACACCTGGTCTAGGTCCGGAAGGGGTGGGTAATTGAGCGTGCATGTAAACAGAAAGCTGTAATACCAGGAGTACTGTAAACTGTATAGGCTTTGATGTGATTATacagataggctaattgatatggATGGCCTTTATTCATTTCTCATGCTTTGGGGAAGTCGGCAAATGTAATGTAAGCAAATGTAATTGAAGATTGCTTTTATACATTTTCCCCAACTCAATCCTCCTCTGATGTGAATACAGACATGTGGTGAAGGGTCTTTGAGTTTCTCCTCTATTGGTGTTATTACAAAAACAATTTGAGGTTCACGATTTCAAATGTTCTGTAATCCCCGGAGGGGGTGTTTTTTAAAGTGTCACTGCTGAGTGTAGATGTCTTTAATTTATTCCCTAGGTATGACCAAATAAACTTTAAAAGCCAAAAATCCCCTTAAATATCAATGTTCCtgttttctctttccctctcattgtTCCCAGGTGCTTCATGTTATTCCATCTTTTAATGTGAGTCAAACACATGACTGTACAATTGTTATAGAAGTATAGGAAGGAAACActgaaatgtatatattttccACTTTCTCCAGTACCTTCACAACGAGAAGAAGCTATTACATGGCGACATGAAGTCTTGCAATGTTGTCATCAAGGGTGACTTTGAGACTGTCAAAATCTGCGATGTGGGAGTCTCCTTGCAGTTGGATGAGAATATGAAAGGTAGATGTCACCATCTGAGCTGAATACATCCAATTAAACACTGTGGAAAATAGGCATTACTTGGTATTTTGGTCGTTAGGCCTCGTTTCCCCATGTTGTCAGACAACCTGCCTTTTTCACTGTTAGTGTGAACCTGAGAAATTAGTCTGGTGTAAACACTGATTAGACTTTAACAAAGTACATTCCTACTAGCCTGGTTTAGGACTCTGGGAGTAATGCCAAACTTCTGTTGTTCCTGCAAAGTAGCCTGTAGATGATTTTCACAATGTTGCACGCACTCATGTCATGAGCCTAATGGAACGAATGCCAAGGGCTTTCTCATAAACACAGCCTGGGAATTAATGGTAGTGATGCTGTAGGGAGGGGTATAGAGTAACAATGTACAGGTGGTTTGCCATGTAAACAATGCCTGTTTTCATGAGGTCATAGAACCTCAATGAAAAGGGCACAATCAATATAATGTATTCTTGTATTTCAGAAATAGGCTTTAGGCCTAGGCAAAAGTGACTCATTCCGGGTGTCAAGTGAAATGCAATAAGAGTTTAGTTTACCTCAAACCAAATGCAGAAGAGCTAGAACTTTGTTTAATGCACATTAATCATTTTATATAGACTAAAATTGGTAATAGTTTCACCCTTTCATGCAGCTTGCTTGTAAATGCTTTGAGCAATGTGTGATTAATTATAGTTAAGAGATGTTAACACGGGCAAGAAAAATGAAAGGGGATCAAAAATGTTTACAATACCTCCACTTCTGTTACTTAGGCTTCAAAGCAAATACATTCCTCTTTATTCTTCAATAGTTTCTTAAACATGTTCCCAACTTTAAGATCTTTACATTCTATTTTGGGATTTTCTGAGAACCACAAATAGTCACAAATAAACTGTTGGTCAAATGTAAGAACTCCCAATATGCCTAAAAACCCTGGCTTCAATCACTGTATAACGTGTTTAAACCTATTCCTGCCTCTCTCAGTGAGTAATCCCAAAGCAGAGTACGTTGGCACTGAGCCGTGGAAGCCCAAGGAGGCTCTGGAAGAGGGAGGCGTGATCACGGACAAGGCAGACATCTTTGCCTACGGACTGACCCTGTGGGAGATGATGACTCTGGCCATGCCTCACTTGGAGATTGAGAACAGTGAGGAGGGTAAGGAGAGTTCTCATACTCTGGATTTGAATCTAGAGCTCTTTTTAAAAGGCTATTTCCCTTACGTTAACTTGTTTTAGATAATTACTTCATAAGATCTGAGATTTGTCAGTTTGTCAAACAATATCACTTGCTCAATGATTGCTTAAATATAAAAGTTTATTGTAAAATTACTTCTCTTTTTAGATGTCTCAATGGATGAGGATGACTTTGATGAGGATGCCTACTATGAGAGGTTGGGCACCCGACCGGCGCTGGACTCTGAGAGTCTTGG is drawn from Oncorhynchus tshawytscha isolate Ot180627B linkage group LG05, Otsh_v2.0, whole genome shotgun sequence and contains these coding sequences:
- the LOC112250175 gene encoding lymphokine-activated killer T-cell-originated protein kinase homolog isoform X1, producing MDSTIASDVNGFKTPCKPDRVKSHLSGSTASPRTPITIPASPFMKKLGCGTGVNVYLMNRVGKLNLSPWAVKKINNKCASKQVGVYQRRLCDEANILKGLQHPNIVGFRAFTTANDGSKCLAMEYGGEKSLNDLIEWRREEGLKAYPAATIEKVALHVARGLQVLHVIPSFNYLHNEKKLLHGDMKSCNVVIKGDFETVKICDVGVSLQLDENMKVSNPKAEYVGTEPWKPKEALEEGGVITDKADIFAYGLTLWEMMTLAMPHLEIENSEEDVSMDEDDFDEDAYYERLGTRPALDSESLGGAYQRMVELFWLCTEENPQKRPAAVQIVQVLESNMQADNVIVID
- the LOC112250175 gene encoding lymphokine-activated killer T-cell-originated protein kinase homolog isoform X2; translated protein: MDSTIASDVNGFKTPCKPDRVKSHLSGSTASPRTPITIPASPFMKKLGCGTGVNVYLMNRVGKLNLSPWAVKKINNKCASKQVGVYQRRLCDEANILKGLQHPNIVGFRAFTTANDGSKCLAMEYGGEKSLNDLIEWRREEGLKAYPAATIEKVALHVARGLQYLHNEKKLLHGDMKSCNVVIKGDFETVKICDVGVSLQLDENMKVSNPKAEYVGTEPWKPKEALEEGGVITDKADIFAYGLTLWEMMTLAMPHLEIENSEEDVSMDEDDFDEDAYYERLGTRPALDSESLGGAYQRMVELFWLCTEENPQKRPAAVQIVQVLESNMQADNVIVID